The Natrinema sp. SYSU A 869 DNA segment TCGCGCCGACATCTCAATCGAGTACTCGATCGAGACGCTCGAAGAGTTCGCCACGTTCTGGGGCTTCCGCGATTACCGCAGCTGGAAGCGAGCGGCTCTCGAGGCTCTCCTCGAGAGACAGGAACCCGACGCTGTGACGTACGCCGTCGACGAGGATGACCTCGAAGAATGGGACATCACGGTCGACGGACGTGTCGAGGCATTTGCGGGACTCGTCGAGACGATGGCCGACTACACAGGACGAGATCCTTCTTGGCGAGATGCAATCCCTCATCAGATTGCAGCTCGGATCAACGGTCTCACCGATGGTCGCCAGACGACTGACGACGTTCTCACGGAGTTTGCTGACGAGCTGCACCGTGCAGAGCTGTGGGGGCTTGGAGCACACCTTGCGCTCCTGAACGTCAGACACGCCCACCACGAGCCGATTGAACAGCAGGCCGCAACGCTTGCTCGCACTCTCAGTGACGACGAGGTGAGCCGATGAGCGAACAGTCGATCAAACTTGGTGACGTCTGCTTGGATCTCGCACAGGGGCGGCCAGTCCACGTGGTTGCAGATACTGGCCAGACAGTCGCCGAGTGGTCTGAAGCAAACAACTACGATCTGCTCGATAATTACGGGAACTCACGATTCGACACAACCAACGACGATCGTGTGTTCGATGTCGTCTACTGTTCAAATCTGAAGTCCAGGCCCTCGAAAACCTACGCGTATCCCGAGTCACGGCTTGGTCGCATCGAAAGTGAAGCAGCTGATGCCGGTCGCCAGGTCGCCGATCGTGTGGTCGTCACTGTTCTTGAAGAGCTGTTCGAACGAGCAGCCACGGACGACGATGGAGCCGTGGCTGTCCTCGAGCGCTATGCCACCGACGTCGGATATGCGGACGAGGCTGCTGAAGCGCGCGAACTGGCTGAGATCGACCGGATCATCGGAGGTGAGGTCTGATGGTGGCCGATCTGCTGACGTACGTCGACGAGATTGACGCACCCGAGGACACGCTCACCGACTCGCAAGTGTGGGCGCTTCGCCAGGGCGTTCAGGCAGCGATCGATCGCGGTGACGAGAGTGTCTCACTTCCATCGAGAGCACTCTCACCAGGCCGATGGCATCATTGGGGGATTGGCGTCTCCGTCTGGCTCCACGACAGCGGTGTCGTCGTCCTCCAGAAGGACGGGAACACGATCGTGACCGATATCTCGATGCTCGAGCACGTTTCGCTGGTACTGGCTGGCGCCCACGCCAGGATCGGTCACGTGACACGGATCGGTCCAGAGAGAGGTGACGAGTGATGGCGATCGTCGACACTGAAGAGCGGTATGCTGGTGCGTTCGACACGGTGAAGTGTCCTGTCTGTGGCTCCGACGAATGGACACACCTTGTCTATCAGGGTGTTTTTTGTGCGACCTGCAACACTCGGTGTACGCTGCGTGAACCGTCTGGCGACCAGGGCTTCATCGCCGAGTTCGACAGCCAGTACACGTGGTCCATCGAAGAGGCTGAGCCGATTCCCGAGACTGACGAGTACGGCGCGCTCGCGTCGGGCAAGTGGCTTGGGACCGAGTCTCGTGGCTACAATCGCTACTGGTTTTCGGCGTATGCAGACCACGTTGACGGACACGAGAACGAATGGGAGCCAGCGTGGGATCGAGAGACAGTGACCGCAGAAGCTAACGAGAGTTGAATCAGACACGAAGACACCCAGCGACAGCACTGGACGCCCAGCTCCCCGCTCGGTGGTGTTGTTCTCCCCTCGAGAGGGGTGAGGGTTTGACAGATGAGCCGATTCAGAGAGCTGAAACAGATTGTACAGCGAGCAGAACACTACGAAACCGACACGGGCCGAAAACTGCGCCTGCGTGCGGAAGCCGAGGTAACTGCTCGTAGTGGTTGGTTTCCGACGGTGGGACCGTAGCCGCTGAGGCTACTCAGAGTGAGTCTGAGAAACCGACGTACATGCGGCATGTCGAACCGCCGGAACAGGGCGGGAAGGCGTACGTCCGGTGTACATACTGCGAACGCGAGCTGCTAGTCAAACTCGGTGGACAGGACAACCTGTCGCATGCGCCTGGCTGCCCGGAGCGTGAGTCGTGATGAGCGAGTCCACCGACAGCTGGTCTGACGAACGAGTGCAGGCCGAACTCGAAGCAGTGCTAGCCGATCTGCAAACGCTCGAGGATCACTTGGCCGAGCCGTTGACCCTCTCAGGTGCGATCACTGAGCTCGAGACGACGCGTGCCATGTACGAACATTCGGTTGTGGAGGTGTGACGATGCCCAACTGTTCAAACTGTGGCGCACACGTCACAGAACAGTACAAGCGGGTATTTTCGGATAACACCGGAACGCTCCACGCCTGTCCGAACTGCCGATCCCAGCACGAGCGATTTTCAGGAGCAGGGGCTGGGCTAGCGGAGGGGGTGAATCATGGTAACTAAGCAAGTCGAATACGAGTAGGCGGAAACGCCGCTGAGCACCGCAATTCTCGAAGCGATCCGAGTCTCGAAAACTGCCCATCAACCGAGCTGGGACCAACCCACGGGATCGTCTTGTCCGACACAATCGACACTGAGGCGCTTGATCGGCTCGTCACAACCGGCGAATCGGTGTCGGTCGCGTTCTCGGTTGGTGAGTATGACGTCAAACTCACCGAGAAGATACTGCTCGTTCGTGCCACCTGAACCACGAACGCTCGATCAGCAGTGAGTCATGCGAACTGTAGACTCTGTCTTAGTCTCAATTGGCTCTGTTGAAATCCTATTCTTCAGATGTATTTTAGCGTGAAACGCATGCTCACTACACGTGCTTATTGACCGCGACGTCCGGTTCAAAACTACCCTCAAATAAAGACAGATGGTCGATTAATAGAGTTACGTCAGGAGTCGGTGAGGTGTGTAGGGTGACTGAGCGCGAGAACGCATTTAATCGATAGCGACGGGTTGCACGTATCCGTCGATACGTGCTGTGTCAGCGAGGAACTGGTCAATCCCATCCGTATCTCTCAGTTCAACGAGTTCCCTGTCCAATCGGAAAGAAACAATGCCCATGTCGGCAAGTTTTGGGAGGTGCGTGTGACGAAGGGCGGTCTCGACGGCTTTCCTGTCTGCGCTTCGGCCCTCCCCCATCTGATCCCCGGCCCATTCAGTAATTGCGGTCGTGAGGGTGTCAACGCTGATCTCCTCCGATTCATATGTCAGATAATACAACATGTAGCGACGGTACGGATGAGTCAAGAGGTCAAGTGTTTCAGTAAGTCGTGACGTATCTGGTTCTCCCATCATGTATCGATTGGTCGTGAGCCTCTTAACCGCTTTTTTGCGATAACTCTACGTATTTTACAATCTCATGCAGAGACGAACTGCGGGTTGACTTTTCCAAGCAAAATGTGTGTCATCCGGGCCGCTGTTGGCAAAAGTTTAATAATTCAATGTTCATAATCGTTCTGGGAGTCACTATTCCTCTGAGGAACCAATTTCAGAGGGTGTTTCGGCATCCTCGCCCGCAAACTCTTGGTGGAAGTGATTCCACGGTTGGATATGTTCCTCCGCCAGAATATTGCTACTGATGATCCGCAGGCCCAGTTCGTCTAACTGTTCGGTACTTTCTTTAACGTCAGATGTTGCCTCGGCCACGACTTCAACATGGAGGTTCTCCTCACCGGCCAACATCTCCCGAACGTTGACAACTCCCCGTACCTCAAGTGCTTTCTCGGCCATTTCCGACCGTCGAGAGAGATTGATCGAACAGATGAACAAGACGCGCATCGGATAGCCTGCCTGCTCGTAATTGATCTCCGGATTATATCCGATAATAACCCCTTCCTCCTCCAGTTGTTTGATTCGGTTATTGATCGTTGTCCCAGTGACATCAGTCTCATCGGCAATGGCCGTATCGCTGGCACCACGGGCGTCTATCTGTAATAAGTGTAGGATACGGCGATCGAGATTGTTGAGCGGATCATCGACCATGGCAGTAATTCACTGTCAAGCCAGTTGAATCGAGTGCCTGAACCAGAATACGGAGGGTGAGGATGAAAACTGTTGATGGCACATCCATACACGTACCGAGCGGCAACTACTTCATCTGTACTTACCGCAGAGGGTGCCAAACCTATCATGTTCTAAGGATTTCAACAGAGCCTCTCGATTGTATCACTTGGGTTCTCTGTAGCCCTCTGTGCTTCCGACGCGATCGACCGTGGTGTTGCTCACCCCCTCAGAGGGGTGAAGGGAGCGTGTACAAGCAATACGCGCTTTCCAAGACTGATCATCATGCCACTCCTAGACGTATACGAACACACGTTCGACGAAGACGTCCCCCTTTCTCGACAGCCGCCCGTCGGAGACGGGGACAGCGAGGAACAGCTACTGCCCTACGACGGACTCAGCGCAGACAGCAACACCGAGGAGGATTGATCCTCACCATGACGATCGAGATCCAGAACACGATGGCGTGGGTGGTGGCGAGCGTGGGGTCGAAGATGGTTGGGGTGCATGGCGAGTGACTATGACTTTGAGCGATATATTTTGTCCGGAGGAAGAAATATATGTGTTACTCCCGTTGGTAGGAGTATGACAGACGATGGCCGTCACGACGGCCCGCCCCCGTTCGATAGACCGTTCGAAGGCGAGGACACGAAGCAGCGCGTGTACGGTGCGGTGTTACACGCTCGAGAGCCGATGACGGCCGCCGAGATTGCCGAGCGGGCAGACTGCTCGGGGGAGTCGGCACGGACACACCTGTCCTTCTACGCCGACCTCGGCATCGTCATTCGGCATGAGGGCCGGCCGGTTAGGTACGAGCGCAACGACGACTATTTCGAGTGGCGGCGGGTCAACAAGCTGGCGCGGGAGAACACTGTCGACGAGTTGCAGGCCCGCGTGTCGGAGTTGACCGACCGGATCGAGGAGTACCGCGGCGAATATGGGGTCGACTCGCCCGCCGAGGTTGATGTCCTCGAGTTCGACGCGGAGCGGATTGACGACGTGTACGTGGAACTCGGTAATTGGGCCACCCTCATTGAGGAGCGTCGCCTACACGAACGCGCCAGGAGAAAGGCCGCCGGCTCGACGGCCCCGTCGCACAGCTGAGATGGTGCCGACGGATGACGGTGCGAGTCCCGCACCGATAGACCGGTCAATGTTGGAGCGAATGCGTTCCCGATTCGTTGGGCGTCGCATGTTCGAATCGGCGGAGATCGTCAAGGAGGGGAAGCTGCACCTCCGCGTCGAGCTGTCAGGCAACTACTATCCGAACGAGGCGTCTGCTCGCTTTGAGATTCGCTGGTATCGCAACGACGACTTCAACTTCCACTACCAGGAGGTGCGACGGGACAGGGCGTGGAAGTGTCGGTGGGATCGGCATCCAAACGCACACAACTCACGAGATCACTTCCATCCACCGCCGGCCGCTAGCCGCACCGACGCGGAGAACGCTCAGTGGCCGGACGACCACCGCGACGTGAGCCGCCTCGTCCTTGATCACATCGAGGAACACATCGAGATGCTGTGGGAGCAGCAGTAGGCGGAGGCATTGCCGAACGTGTTGAGGGGATCCGTTCGAGAAGTGCGACTGTTACTTCTGTCAGGAAGAGACGCTGAGATTCGACTGACTCGATTTCCGGAGTGAACAGACACTTCGAAAGAGCGCTGTTCGACCCTCATAGAGGGATATAGGGACTGTTGAGTTGGAGACGAGCGATCGCCGGCCAAGACGAGCCACATGGCCTTGCAATCAAGGACGAACTTGAGAAGTATTACGAGACAGAGATCCACCACGGCACTCCACCCCTCGCTGTCGTCGTAATGACAAGCTCGAAACCACAAATGCAGTCCGAGAATGCACCGGTATCACAGGCAGACCAGATAATCGAGAAGCCAACAGATGCCGAGATGTACGTTGAACTGCTCCGACCATACCTCACCGCTTAATAAGCATAGATAGTTGCCGTTCAGTACAGGAGAAAGAATAATCGAAAGTCGGCCGGCCGGGGTAGTTATCTTCCTCTCTGGACACAATCCGGATGATATACACCAAGGCCGCTATTGCTTCCCACGCTCGCTTTGTACAGTCGTCTCCCCTCAATCTCCTGACCACACACGTTACACATCATTAGCACTTCTACCTGATTACGCTATTAAGCGCTATTGTGACTACAGGAGTAGTTACAGCAGTGTTGTTATCCGTGGACAGCACTTCTGCTCAGTACGCACACGTAGTTATCGCGGTGTTCAGCTAACCTCCGAGTGAATAGAAGATTATGAAGCACCCTTTCAACTCAACTGCCCTGGGGTTTCCCGTCGACAAATCCCATTCCCCGAATATGCACACGAGCCGCGACTCGTCGTGTGCATATATCGAGTCGATCCGTTGTTCGAGCCGCCGTTCGTATCTGGATAGCCGATACGTTCCGACGTTTGGACCGAAATAGGTTGTTCAGTGAGCCGAAAAGCTAGGATTTCGGGGGTCGTGTGTACGAGTATGCGAATCAGGACTGGGACTACGCATATCAACGAGACGCGATCGAACGTGCAGCTGACTTCTACGACTGCAACAAGTCGAAAGCGGTGGTGAGTGCCTGCGACGACATTCCGAGGTTCGTCCAAGCGTCCCGCCAAGTCCTTGAGCGCGACGACCTCACACTCGAGCAACGCCGGGAGATCACCGAGACACTGTCAACGCGAGCGGTGACCTTCGAGGCCAGTACCGAGATCGTCACCGAAACCGCGTGAGTGTTCCCTTCAGTACTGGTTGCTGACTGTGAGTAAGCGTACCGCTGGGGTTCGATGTCTCGAGAAACGCCGGTCAGAGACCAGTGTTAGAGCCCCCATCTCTCAAGTGGTGTGTCGATTGGGAGAAGCTACCTGAAATTTGGCACCGATACCACGGACCCTTCTACTGGACTCTGGAATCAGCTAGTGGTGTTTATCGCCCCAGTAGCGGTGAAGGGGCTGATCAGTTGTCCTCTTCGGAGTTATCGATGGCAACGAGAGACATCTACACGACTACGTTTGGCGAAGGCGTTCAGACGACTACAACTACCTGTCCAGACTGTGATGGCAGCGTTCGAACGACTGACCGCGAGACGATCTGTGAGGACTGTGGACTGATCCTTGAGGATACCCAACTAGACCGAGGGCCAGACTGGGGTCGACATGACGAGCAGGGATCCAAGAGACGGACCGGCGCCCCGCTGACACCGACACGCCACGACCGAGGCCTCTCCACCGAGATCGGGTACAAGCAAGACGGACATGGAACACCCTCTCGAGCACGAAACGCCGACAATTGAATCGGTTGCGTCGCGAACAGTCCCGTGCCCAATGGCAGTCGAAAGCTGAACGGAACCTCGCCTATGGACTCGGTGAAATCCGGCGAATCGTCGCAAGTCTCGGCCTCGCACAGAGTATCCGAGATCAGGCGTGTTCGCTGTTCCGAACTGCACAGTCTGAACAGCTCTGTCGCGGACGATCGCTCGAGGCGGTGGCTGCAGCCAGCGTCTACGCAACAGCTCGGTGTAACGGACTCGGACGATCACGAGCAGAAGTCGCAGCCTGTGCGCGCTGTGATCAGCAGAGACTCACCAACGCCTACACCGCGATGAACGTCGAACTCGAGTTACCGACACAGCCGATTGCAGCAACAGATCGGATTCCACGGCTTGCGACGGAACTCGAAGTCCCAGATCAGGTTCGTCGACAAGCACTCGAGCTCGCACAGAAGGCACGCGAACGCGGACTGACGATCGGCCGCCGGCCGAGTGGCGTCGCAGCGGGCTGTCTCTATCTCGCTGCCCAGCGAGTCGGATTCTGTCTCTCCCAACAGCGGATCGCCGATATCGCAGGAACATCACCGAACACGCTCCGCAGTCGGCGAGACGACTTACTCGAGATCGATACCTGAGCCTGATCGTCGCAACCCAGATGAGACGGGTGTAGCGGAGCCGTTCGAGCGCTCCCTCGAGTGTGTTTTTCTCCCCAAAGGGGTGAGGGGCGTTCCAGAACGGAGCGTCCGTCGTCACAAACGATGACTACGAGCGACTGTTCGCAGGTGTCCTTCGATAATTCGGACACCAGACGTGACGAGATGCACAGCACGATGGAAACCTGGGTCGAAGACCTCGTCGACAAGGTTGATGACGCAGTCTCGAGTGATCAGTTCCAGGAGTGGCTCGATGTGCAGAGTCACTTCCATGACTACTCCTACCGAAACACGCTGCTAATCACTCGACAGTGTCCGCACGCAACTCGCGTCGCCGGCTATCGAACGTGGCAAAACGAATTCAACCGGCATGTGAAAGAGGGCGAGAGTGCAATCTGGATCTGGGCACCGATCATCGCAAAGCAGTGCCCCGAGTGTGAGAACTCACCGTCGTACCACGATCGAAGCGACTGTGAATACGATGAAACACTGCCCAACGAGTGGTCAAAAGGACTCGTGGGCTTCCGGCCAGCGCCCGTCTTCGATATTTCCCAAACTGAGGGAGACCCACTCCCCGAACTCGAGACCGATGCGAGTGGAGATGCCAGCGAACTGTTCCCAGTGCTTCTCGAGGTGGCCTCATCACTCGACGTAGATGTAGAGGTCGTCTCCCCAACGGAGTGGACTCATGGCGACGCCAAAGGCATCTGTCAGTATCGCTCTCCTGCAGAACGATCACTGGTCAAGGTCCGTAATCGTGAGAACGACGCTGCTCTCGCTGTGACGCTCGTCCACGAATACGCCCACGCACGCTTACGTACTGTTCGATGTTCTCCAGTACATGACACTCAGATTACTCCGTCACCATAACTGCTTATGGAGCGAGGAGACGTCTCTCCTGTATGACCGATTCGAGTAGCGACGAGTTCGACCCAACAGCACCAGACCAACGGGAGATCGGCCGCGAAATGGTTGACGACAGTACGGGACTCGGTTCGGTGATGGCCCACGCCTATCGCGGGGAGATAGACCGAGTGGGGACGTGGCGGCAGCGCCTCGACGAGACGACGAAGTGGGCGGTGACGCTGATGGCAGCAATCTTGACGTGGGCGTTTTCGAGTACCGATCACCCACACTATATCTTGCTGATCGGGATCGTTGTCGTCACTATCTTTGTGGGTATCGAAGCACGACGGTACCGGGACTACGATGTCTTTCGCTCTCGTACTCGAGTCATCCAAGAGAACCTGCTCGCAAACGCCCTCGATCCGTCCCAAGGCACTGAAAATCACGACTGGCGAGCGGAACTGAGCAGAGACTATCGCAGGCCGACGCTGAAAGTCTCGTTACACGAAGCACTCGCAAACCGGCTCCAGCGTGTGTACCTTGCTCTGCTCAGTGTCCTATTGGTCGCGTGGATCTTCAGGATTACAGCGTTCGCGCCGCGCCAAGACTGGCTGACAACCGCTGGAATCGACCATATCCCCGGGATTGCTGTGGTTACCGTTGTGGGTGTGTTCTACATCGTACTGCTAGGCGTCACCTTCTGGCCCCACGAGCGCCATGCCAAGGGTGAATTTCGTGAAGGGGACCCGGACGACTAGAAAGAGACAGACCGATAAATCCGTTCTCTGTACTGAACGGTAGTTCTCATCAGAATAGTATTATGTGAGCTATTCTCTGACAATTAAGATTGGTTTCTCTGATTAGTCTCACTCTCTACTTGGCGCTCCAATCTCGAGTTCGTCGACAGCCCTAGCGGGCCGCCTATCGTGATCGACAAGACGGGTGGCAGCCAGTTGCCATGCATGCTCAGCAAGTTCAGGATCGGCCTGCTCGTACTGGACGCTGAACTCAGTCAGTGCGACAGCGATGAGACGGTCATCTTTGTATTCGAATTCAGACATCGCCGGCAGTAGCTGATCGTATATAAATCAGAGCACAACGGCCAGAATACCGGCAAAGAGTCACCGAGCAAGATGGGTACCAAACTATTTCTCTCGAGTTGTAATCCCAATGTTATAAGTGACTAGATATCATTAATCAAGATGGAAGCCGCGCTCCACCTTGTCGCGGGGGCATGCGTTGAAATGTCCCGGGTGGTGATGCACCCGAGACGTGGCTTCCAAACACGAGCGGTTTGCAAGCCATGTTTCGCTTACTTCTAACGGGATATAAACGTCCCGCACGAGAGTCGTATCGCACTCGAGTAGCCGTCGGTCGCGACAGTCGCCGCTCGAGGTGGCTATGAGCGAGAAGACACAATCAGAAGAGGAGGAAGACTGGTCGCTGCCGTCGTGTCCGCATTGCGGGAAAGCGGTGATTCTGGTACACACACGCGGTCCGATGGAGCATGTCGCGGCGCCGTGTGGCTGTCGAGTCGCGTCGCCAGACCTCTGAGGAATACTCAATCATCGACGCAATTGAGACTACCGCTGCCACATATTTTGGATCGGCGTGATCAACGCGAAGACGAGCAGTTTCTATTGATCCAGCGGATATCGGTGGAGGAACGATCACGGAAACCGATACTCGGTTACACTATAAAGCCAGTATTGCGCTTCGAAAAGCGTGAGTTAGTCTTCTGGCGTCGTCACCCGAAGTTCGCCGTCAACCTCGTAAAAGTAGCCTCGCTCAATCAATCGGGTGAGTGCATGGGTCGCGTCCTCGGGTTCAAGGGCCAATTCATCGATATTGTAGAGAACCTCAAGCGCTTGCTCTCGAGGGATCGACTGGACGTCTTCCTTCTCAGCCGAGTTGAGACTGTGCGTACAAAGGACATCGTACGTGTCCAATATCCACTGCGGAAGCGGTGGCCGTGGATCAGAGAGATCGTTCATCTCAACTTCGTATACCACTCTTTGCTATCGACTCGCTTAAGAATACCCCTCAGCGGGTATAGGCCAGACTCTGGGAGGTGCCAAATGGTATCGGAGTGCTCATTCGAGCAAACTAGGACTGAGATCCCTATTCAGAATTATCTCCTCACAACCGATTCCCTGACCTGAAATCTGAGGTGTTTTTTCGCGCCTGACGGGTGAGGCGCGACGATGTGTGCCTCGAAAGTACCCATGAGTAGAGATCAACCGATCCATCGCGAGCAGCAGCAGTGCCACCATGACCGCAGTAACACAAGTGACCGAGAGCAGAGATATTCCGGAGACGTTGCTCGACTAAACGGGCATGAACTTATCGCGATCGACGAGTGGCTCCCAGGAAGGGAACCGACACCATACGAGATCGATCTCACCGATG contains these protein-coding regions:
- a CDS encoding HalOD1 output domain-containing protein, translating into MSDTIDTEALDRLVTTGESVSVAFSVGEYDVKLTEKILLVRAT
- a CDS encoding ArsR family transcriptional regulator, whose translation is MGEPDTSRLTETLDLLTHPYRRYMLYYLTYESEEISVDTLTTAITEWAGDQMGEGRSADRKAVETALRHTHLPKLADMGIVSFRLDRELVELRDTDGIDQFLADTARIDGYVQPVAID
- a CDS encoding winged helix-turn-helix transcriptional regulator; protein product: MVDDPLNNLDRRILHLLQIDARGASDTAIADETDVTGTTINNRIKQLEEEGVIIGYNPEINYEQAGYPMRVLFICSINLSRRSEMAEKALEVRGVVNVREMLAGEENLHVEVVAEATSDVKESTEQLDELGLRIISSNILAEEHIQPWNHFHQEFAGEDAETPSEIGSSEE
- a CDS encoding transcriptional regulator; the protein is MTDDGRHDGPPPFDRPFEGEDTKQRVYGAVLHAREPMTAAEIAERADCSGESARTHLSFYADLGIVIRHEGRPVRYERNDDYFEWRRVNKLARENTVDELQARVSELTDRIEEYRGEYGVDSPAEVDVLEFDAERIDDVYVELGNWATLIEERRLHERARRKAAGSTAPSHS
- a CDS encoding DUF2270 domain-containing protein, with the translated sequence MTDSSSDEFDPTAPDQREIGREMVDDSTGLGSVMAHAYRGEIDRVGTWRQRLDETTKWAVTLMAAILTWAFSSTDHPHYILLIGIVVVTIFVGIEARRYRDYDVFRSRTRVIQENLLANALDPSQGTENHDWRAELSRDYRRPTLKVSLHEALANRLQRVYLALLSVLLVAWIFRITAFAPRQDWLTTAGIDHIPGIAVVTVVGVFYIVLLGVTFWPHERHAKGEFREGDPDD